ACAACAGCTACTCCTGCCTCTTCCATAATCCTCCTAGCATTAGACTTATTACCCATTTTATCTATTAATTCAGAATCAGGTCCTATAAAAACTATATTGCATTCTTTACACATGCTAGCAAATTTACTGTTTTCAGATAAAAATCCAAAACCTGGATGTATAGCTTCTGCACCAGTTAAAACTGTAGCACTTAATATATTTTTTATATTAAGATAGCTATCTTTTGGAGAAGGAGGTCCTATACATATAGCTTCATCAGCCATTTCAACATGAAGACTTTCCTTATCTATTTCAGAATATACTGCTACTGTCTCTATTCCCATTTCTCTACACGCTCTTATAATTCGTACCGCTATTTCCCCTCTATTAGCTATTAATATCTTTTTAAACATATACTCATCACCCTATCATAAACATGATTTCCGCTTCAGCTACTACTTTTTCATCTACCATAGCTATTCCTTTTCCTATACCTGCAGAACCCCTCAATTTAATCATTTCTACTTCTAATTTTAGAGTATCTCCTGGAATAACTTTCTTTCTAAATTTAGCTTTATTTATCCCAGCAAAATACGGTATTTTTCCTTTAAATTCATCTAAAGTTAATACTGCTATAGCTCCTGCTTGTGCTAATGCCTCTATAATTAATACTCCAGGCATTACTGGTTCATCTGGGAAATGACCTCTAAAAAACTCTTCATTGAATGTTACATTTTTATAAGCTACAATGTTTTTTCCAGGTTCAATTCTTTCAACTTTATCAACTAAAAGCATAGGATATCTATGAGGCAATATTTCTAATATGTCTTTTATATATAAATTTTTCATATAGCAACACCTTCCTTAATTTGGAGATATTTTAAATAAGTCCATTCCATATTCTACCAACTGACCATCTTTAACTAATACTTTTTCTACAGTACCATCTATATCACTTTTTATTTCATTCATAAGTTTCATAGCTTCTATTATGCATAAAACATCACCTTTTTTTACCTTATCTCCAACTTTTACAAAAGGTTCTTTATCTGGAGACGCTGCTTCATAGAAAGTTCCTACAATTGGAGATACTACACTTGTAAAGTTTTTATCCTCAAAACTTTCTTCATCTAAATCTGTACTCTGCACATGTATTTTTTCATCTTTTATGGCGTTACTAGCTAATTCCCCATCATTTATTGTTAC
This window of the Clostridium cochlearium genome carries:
- the fabZ gene encoding 3-hydroxyacyl-ACP dehydratase FabZ: MKNLYIKDILEILPHRYPMLLVDKVERIEPGKNIVAYKNVTFNEEFFRGHFPDEPVMPGVLIIEALAQAGAIAVLTLDEFKGKIPYFAGINKAKFRKKVIPGDTLKLEVEMIKLRGSAGIGKGIAMVDEKVVAEAEIMFMIG
- the accB gene encoding acetyl-CoA carboxylase biotin carboxyl carrier protein; this translates as MDLKNIGELIKIMSGSTIKLLEIKEKDVYIKLEKEDCKVTINDGELASNAIKDEKIHVQSTDLDEESFEDKNFTSVVSPIVGTFYEAASPDKEPFVKVGDKVKKGDVLCIIEAMKLMNEIKSDIDGTVEKVLVKDGQLVEYGMDLFKISPN